One Salmo trutta chromosome 19, fSalTru1.1, whole genome shotgun sequence genomic window carries:
- the nipal4 gene encoding magnesium transporter NIPA4, translating into MQYLNVSQDSCRNGSIIRLLCPSQTAVCIVNGEASLLNTSFTDNHNATETGLYAVGNNWTNYNFWTGLTLAVLSAFLIGGSVMLKKKALLRLANNGQTRAGEGGHGYVKDWLWWSGLLTMGAGEVANFAAYMFAPATVVTPLGALSVLISAVLSSYLLGETLNLLGKLGCVLSILGSTLMVIHAPEEEEVTTLQQMTDKLLDPGFLVFASILLVVCLLLIFYFSPRVGQTNILVYIAICSLLGAFTVSSVKGLGIAIRTVFSDPAVVRHPLTWILLASLVSSIVVQVNYLNKSLDTFNTLLVYPIYYVCFTTVVLTTSIILFKEWGTMSGVDVVGTVGGFLVIILGVAMLHLFKDIHVTLEGLASRMCQPLEVKLEDKHILIENMESLPPMREDAPRVFIIS; encoded by the exons ATGCAATATTTAAATGTATCTCAGGATTCATGCCGAAACG GTTCCATAATAAGGCTACTGTGTCCATCTCAGACTGCTGTGTGTATAGTCAACGGGGAGGCAAGCCTCCTCAACACCTCCTTCACTGACAATCACAATGCCACTGAGACAGGGCTTTATGCCGTCGGGAACAACTGGACCAACTATAACTTCTGGACCGGTTTGACCTTGGCGGTGCTGTCGGCCTTCCTGATTGGAGGAAGTGTGATGCTGAAGAAGAAGGCCCTGCTTCGCCTAGCCAATAATGGACAGACCAGAGCAG GTGAAGGTGGTCATGGATATGTAAAGGACTGGTTATGGTGGAGTGGCCTTCTAACCA TGGGTGCCGGTGAGGTTGCCAACTTTGCAGCATACATGTTTGCCCCAGctactgtagtgactcctctggGTGCTCTGAGTGTCCTTATCAG TGCAGTGCTGTCCTCTTACCTGTTGGGGGAGACACTGAATCTGTTGGGGAAGCTGGGCTGTGTGCTCAGCATACTGGGCAGCACTCTCATGGTGATCCATGCACCTGAAGAAGAGGAAGTCACTACCCTGCAGCAGATGACTGACAAACTGCTCGACCCAG GCTTCCTTGTGTTTGCCAGTATCCTGCTGGTGGTCTGCCTGCTGCTTATCTTCTACTTCTCCCCCCGTGTGGGCCAGACCAACATCCTGGTCTACATCGCCATCTGTTCCCTGCTGGGAGCCTTCACCGTCTCCTCCGTCAAGGGCCTGGGCATCGCCATCCGCACAGTGTTCTCTGACCCGGCCGTGGTGCGTCACCCGCTCACCTGGATCCTGCTGGCGTCGCTGGTCAGTTCCATCGTGGTCCAGGTCAACTACCTGAACAAGTCCCTGGACACCTTCAACACGCTGCTGGTCTACCCAATCTACTATGTGTGCTTCACCACCGTGGTGCTCACCACCTCCATCATCCTGTTTAAAGAGTGGGGGACCATGTCTGGTGTGGACGTGGTGGGCACCGTGGGGGGCTTCCTGGTTATCATCTTGGGGGTAGCCATGCTGCACCTGTTCAAAGACATCCACGTCACCCTGGAGGGCCTGGCCAGCAGAATGTGTCAGCCGCTGGAGGTGAAACTGGAGGACAAACACATCCTCATTGAGAATATGGAGAGCCTGCCTCCCATGAGAGAAGACGCACCCAGAGTCTTCATCATCAGCTGA
- the LOC115153684 gene encoding insulin: protein MALWLQAVSLLVLLALYPGADAAAAQHLCGSHLVDALYLVCGEKGFFYNPKRDVDPLTGFLFPKSAQEVAEYPFKDQMDMMVKRGIVEQCCHKPCNIFDLQNYCN, encoded by the exons ATGGCCCTCTGGCTCCAAGCTGTGTCTCTGCTGGTGCTGCTGGCCCTCTACCCTGGGGCAGACGCTGCAGCTGCCCAACACCTGTGTGGCTCTCACCTGGTGGACGCCCTCTATCTGGTGTGTGGAGAGAAAGGATTCTTTTACAATCCAAAGAGAGATGTGGATCCCCTAACAG GGTTTCTCTTTCCAAAATCGGCCCAGGAAGTTGCCGAGTACCCCTTCAAAGACCAGATGGACATGATGGTAAAGAGAGGCATCGTAGAGCAGTGCTGTCACAAGCCCTGCAACATCTTTGACCTGCAGAACTACTGTAACTGA